The sequence below is a genomic window from Leisingera sp. M658.
GAAGGGCTGGACGATCAGAACCAGACCCTGCTGGGCGAAACGCCCGCCGCACCTGTGCCGGTGCAGATGAACGGCGCCACCTATATGGCCGACCTCACCGGCGGCCAGAAAACCGGGCTGTTCTTCGATCAGCGTGAAAACCATGCCTTCGCCGCCCGCCTCACCGGGCAAGGCGCCAAGGTACTGGATGTATTCTCCCACGTCGGCGGCTTTGGCCTGGCGATGCTGGCAGGGGGTGCCGCGCACGCCACCTGCGTCGACGGCTCTGCCGCCGCACTTGAGCTGGCGGCCCGGGGCGCCGAAGCCAGCGGCCACAAGGACAGGTTCACCGCCCGCCAGGGCGATGCGTTCGACGTGCTGGACGCGCTGCAGAAGGAAGGCGAAAGCTTCGACGCCGTTATCTGCGACCCGCCTGCCTTTGCGCCATCGAAACAGGCGCTGGAGGCGGGCTTGCGGGCCTACGAACGCATTGCCAAACTGGCCGCCCCGCTGGTCAAACCCGGCGGTTATCTCGGCCTGTGCTCCTGCTCGCACGCGGCGGATCTCGCCAAATTCCGCAACGCCTCTGCCCGCGGCATCGGCAGATCCGGCCGCCGCAGCACGCTGATCCACACCGGCTATGCCGGCCCTGACCACCCGCAGCTGCCGCAGCTGGCCGAAAGCGGCTACCTTAAGGCCGTCTTTTTCCGGCTGGACTGATGGGGATGAAGCTGCTCCTGGACACTTGCGTGCTTTACCCGACGGTGATGCGGGAGATGCTGCTGGGCGCGGCCAGGCTGGGGCATTTCACCCCGCTCTGGTCTGCGCGCATCCTGGGCGAATGGGAGCGCGCCGCGCTGAAACTCGGCCCCGAAGGCGCCGCACAGGCCAAGGCCGAGACCGCTCTGATCCGCACCAATTGGCCCAAGGCCGAAGTGCCCGCATCTCCGGGCGTTGAATCCCGCCTGTGGCTGCCGGACAGCGCCGACATCCATGTGCTGGCCGCTGCCATCACCGGCCACGCCGACGCAATTGTTACCCTCAACAACAAGGACTTCCCCCGTCACACCCTGGCCGAGGAAGGCCTGGAACGCATCGGCGCGGACGAACTCCTCTACCGCTTCTGGCTGCAGGACAGCGCGGGCATGGAGGCCTTGGGCAGCCAAGTCCTGGCCGAGGCCAACCGCCTGTCCGGCGGCAGCTGGGAGATCCGCCCGCTTTTGAAAAAGGCGCGGCTGCCGCGTCTCGCCAAGGCCTTGTCTTCTTCTTTGTGAAAATACTCCGGGGAGTTTGAGGGGCCGGCCCCTCAAGGCCGCAACGCTCTCAGCCCTTGGCCCATTTCGCTTCCAGCCGCTCCAGAGCGGCGATGCGTTCTTCGGTTTTCGGGTGGCTCATCAGCCAGGCCGGTGCCATGCCCGCGCGCGCTTGGGTCAGCTCTTCCAGTTTGGTGAACAGGCTTTTCTGCGGCGCCAGGCCAATGCCCGCCTTGGTCAGCAATGCGGCGGCATATTCATCTGCCTCATACTCATCGCCGCGCGACAGCCGCGCTGCGATCAAACCTGTCAGCACCCCGGCTATCCACGGACCGATAAAGGGAATGTAGCGGCCCAGGATCATCATCAGCGCCGTGCGCAGGGCGTTTTGGCCGGAGAAATCGATCATCCGTTTCTTCGCATGTCCCAGCGCCACATGGCCCAGCTCATGGGCGATCACCGAGGCCAGCTCCTCGGCACTGACCTCGCCGCTTTGATACTTGCGGTAGAACCCGCGGGTGATGAAGATCCGCCCGTCCGGCGCCGCCAGCCCGTTGACCGGATCGACCTCATAGATATGCACCGGAATGCGGGCAACCTCCAGCGCCGCCGCCAGCCGGTCGGTCAGCCCTTTCAGCCGCGCATCCGCCAGCTCGGTTGAGCGCTGGTCCAGCTCACGGTGGGTGCGCCAGATCGAAATCCGGTACATCACCAGGCCGTAAGCGACGGCCAGCAAAATGGGCAAAAGGCGCAGCATGCTTCAGATATGGGGGCTGACCCTGCCAGGCTCAAGCGGTTTCTGCAGGATCCGCTGCCGCCCATCCGCTTTCCTGCGGCAGGCTGTCCTGGTCCGACGGCCAGCCGCTGGCCGTGACCGCGTCCTGCAGAGCGGCATAGCAGTCCGGATCAATTCCAGGCCCTGACAGCTTGTCCATGATTGCATAGGCCTCGTCCAGCGGCAGCGCTGCACGATAGGGCCGGTCCGCGGTGAGCGCGTCAAAGATATCGGCCACCGCCAAAATCCGCATCTCCTGGCTCAGCTGGCCGGCGTTCAGACCGTAAGGATAGCCTTTGCCATCCAGCCGCTCGTGATGCGCCGCGCTCACATCCGCCAGCCCGCGAAAGGCGAAAATCCGGCTCAGCACCTGATGGCCCAGCACCGGATGCTGTTTCATCCGGGCAGTTTCCGCCTCGGTCATCTTGCCCGGCTTGTCCAGAATGGTGTTCGGGACCCCCAGCTTGCCAATGTCGTGCAGCAGCGCCCCCCGCACCATCCAGCGCCGCTGTTCCGGGGTATAGCCCAGCTGATCGCAGATCATGCCGGTGTAGCGCGCAACCCGCCGCGAATGGCCGTGGGTGAACGGGCTTTTGGCGTCGATCACCAATGAAAACGCCTCGCTGATTTCATCCAGGTAATCCTCATCCACCGGATGAATGTGCCGGGCCTGCGGGGTGGCAAGCACTTCTGCTTCCAGTCCGGGGTCCCACAGGTCCGGCAAAAAGCGCGGCCGGCGGATCACCGAGGTGAAGACCGGCACCAGATCCGGATCGAACCATGTGCCCGCACGCCGCTCCAGCTCGGCTGCGGCGCCCTCGATCCCCCGCTCGGCGGCAAAGACATCCACCACCTGCGCCATCAGCGCTATGCGCGAGAACAGCGGGATTGCATCGCCCGCCAGGCCCTGCGGCAGGCCACCGCCGTCCCAATGCTCATCCAGGCCGGCGATGCCTTCGGCCACAGCTTCGGAAAACCGCATCTGCCGGGCAATTGCCGCGCCCCGGTTGCAGCGGGTGTCGATCATCTCTGCGGCAATGCTGCTGTTCCTAGCCAGCACCCGTTTCAGGGTCTTCAGCCGGATCCAGGCCGCGGCGCCGCTGGCCGTGTTGCGCCACAGGAACCCCAGCCCCTGGCGCAGGCCGTTCACTGTTTTGAAATCGCGTTTAAAGGACAGGTCGTCGGTCTTGTACAGCTGGCAGATGCGGGCGGCATTGGAACTGCAGCCCAGATCCTTCATCAGCAAGGTGAAATAAAGGTCGGAGCGCGCCTGAGGCGCCATCCTCAGCTCTGCGGCCACCTGCATGCCGATCCAGCAGCAGCGCAGGCAATGCCCCTTGGGCTGGCCTTCGGTCATGTCCAGCGCATGGCTGAGCGCGCCAAGAAGCTCCCCCAGCCGCAAGGTTTCCTGGGGGGCGGCACCGGCAAGGTGCGAATTCTGATTAAAGATAGTCATGGGCCTTCTGCGCGATAGATGCGGAAGGCCCATGACACCACGGGCAGGCTTAACCTGCCCTTACCCCGGCGCGGGCGGGTTGGGGAATTCGCGCCGGAATTTATTAAAACTGCCGGGACATGCACTGCCCCGCCGGGCAGTTCAGTTCATGCCCAGCTTGCCGGGAAACTCGATGTTGATCTCCAGGCTCGACAGCTCATCGCCGCGTTCCATGCGGATGTCGATCGCCTCGTCGCCGATCTGCATATGGCGGCGGATCACTTCCAGGATATCGCGCTGCAATTGCGGCAGGCAGTCGGGGCGGACACCGCCGCTGCTGCTGCGTTCATGCGCCAGCAGGATCTGCAGCCGTTCCTTGGCAGTGCTGGCCGAGGCTTTGCGGGGGCGGAGGGAAAAACCGAACATGCTCTACACCGCCCGTCCGAACAGCCGCTGCAGCAGGCCGGGCCGCCGGTCGGCGGCAATCCGCATCTCAATCTGCTCACCGATCAGCCGGCCCACCGCGTCCTCATAGGCGGTGGCCGCCGCAGAAGGGTCATCCAGCACCACGGGCACGCCGAGATTGGAGGCCCGCAGCACTGCCTTGCTTTCAGGGATGATCCCCAAAAGCGGCTCTGCCAAGACCTCCAGCACATCCTCCACCGTCATCATTTCACCGTTGCTGATGCGGGATTTGTCGTGACGGGTAATCAGCACATGCGCTTTGATTGGCTCCGCACCGGCCTTGCCCGCCCGGTCGGTGATGCTGTTCAACAGGCCCAGCACCCGGTCGCTGTCGCGCACCGAGGACACTTCGGGGTTGGTCACCACAATCGCCTCATCGGCAAAATGCATCGCCATCTGGGCGCCGCGTTCAATGCCCGCAGGGCTGTCGCAGATGATATAGTCGAACTCCTGACGCAACTCTTCCAGCACCTTCTGGACGCCATCCTTGGTCAGCGCGTCCTTGTCGCGGGTCTGCGAGGTCGGCAGCACCGACAGCGTCTCCAGACGCCGGTCGCGGATCAGCGCCTGCTTCAGTTTGGCGTCGCCCTGAATGACATTGATAAAGTCGAACACCACCCGGCGTTCACAGCCCATGATCATGTCCAGGTTGCGCAATCCGACGTCGAAATCGATCACCACCGTCTTGTGGCCGCGTCGCGCCAGCTCGGCGCCGACGGCAGCGGAGGTGGTGGTCTTGCCAACGCCGCCCTTGCCCGAGGTGACCACGATCACCTTGCCCAGCGGCTCTTCCAGTTTCAGGTCCTTGCTCATCGTTCTGCCTTCCTTATCCCTGCGCTCATCCCAGGGGCTCCACACAAAGCCGTCCGTCCTGCAGGAACACCTGCACAGGGCGGTTCAACAGCTCCGGTTCCAAATTTTCGCTTGTCCGGTACAGCCCGGCGACTGCCAGCAGTTCGGCGTCCAGGCTGTTGCAGAAGATCCGCGCCTCCTCGTCACCCTCGGCGCCAGCCATGGCGCGGCCCCGCAGGCGGCCATAGACATGAATGCTGCCGCGCGCAATCAGCTCGGCACCGGAACTGACCGGCCCGACCACCACCAGATCGCCGCCCTCGGCCACAACTGTCTGGCCGGACCGCACCGGCTGGGTGATCAGCCGGTTCTGCGGCGGACGCAATTTCTTGGGCAATTCCCGCCGCGTACCGGGCCGGGCCGGGCCTTCGGTGTTCAGCGGTGCATCCTTGCCGCTGGCAATGGTGATCAGCCCGGCATCTTCGGCGGCTGCGGTTTGCGAGGGCGAGGCGTTCTGCACCCCGAACACTGCCAGGCCGCGGCTGCGCAGGCTGTCGGCCAGTGCGCGCAGCTCAGCCGGGCGGGTCAGCCCCGGCGCCTGGGCCAGATCCAGGATCAGCGGCGCACCGTCAAAGAAATGCAGACTCCAGCGCAGCTGCGCGTCAAGCGCCGCATAAAACGCCTTGTCCAGCGGCCCGTCTTCGGGGCGCAGCGCAACGGCGGTGAAATACCGCCCGCGGATCTGAAACGGCTTTATGGCGGCGGCGGGGGCACCGCCACGGGGAGGGATGTCTTGATGCGGCACGCTCACGCGAGGCTCCTGCTCGGGGATTGCGGCCTTTGTATTGCCGCTTGTTCTTTTCCTTACGGATAGCGGTTGCGGGGCGGCCCGTTCAACCGGTGCAAGCCCGCCTCGGCGGACATGCGCCGGATGCCGTTTTCAGCGGCGGAATTCCGCGGGAAGACTGCTTCAGGTTGTGCAGAAAAGGATTGCCGTCCCAGCTGCCGGGGCAGGAGGCATGCCCAGCCCCCAGCCCCCAGCCCCCAGCCCCCAGCCCCCATCCAGCACCAGCGGCGGCGGCACAGCGCCGCGGGGCGCGATGAACAGTGCCGGGGTAACGTCGCACCAGCCGCAGCCTCTGCGGCGTATTTGCCAGTGGTGCCCTTCGGCTTGGCATGGTTTGAATGGGCTGCCAGGTTTCACATTTGACCGGCGGTATTGATTTTATTAAGAAATTGGAGAATTGCGATGCAGTGGACTTTACTTGCGGCGTCAGCGCTGGCGGCCCTGTGGATGGGTGTTCACGCTTGTATCGGGGGCCGGGAATGTGCGGTGCCGTTGGCACAGGACCGGCAGCTGCCGGATGTCGTGCGCGAAACCACCTTGTTCTGCTGGCATCTGGTGACCGGCTACCTGGGCCTGATGGCTCTGTTCCTGTTTCTCGGCGCCCGCGGCTCGGCTGACATGGCGCTGGCGGGAACAGCTCTGGCGGCGGTGACTGCGGCGATCGGAATTGTGGTGCCGCCGCTGCGCCGCACTGGCTATGGGCTGCTGCCGCAAGGCTGGCTGTTCGTGCCGGTCGCGGCTTTGGGCGGCTGGGGGCTTTGGGGCGTCTAGCAGCGGAAATGCGCAGATTGGCGACGCAAAGCGAGGCTCCCGCCCGTCCGGCCTGCATCTGAAATGCCGGCCTCCCGGTTGGGCCCGGCGCCGGACCTTAAGGTCCGGCGCGCATCCTGCCTTTGCAGGATGCCATGCCCAAGGCTGCCAAGGGGTGCTGGCGCCAGCCGGCGCATCTGCAGGCGCGGGAGGGCCGCTGAGTATTGCGGTGCCCGACCGGTCTGGCCGGCCGGATGCCAGGGCGAAATGCCTAGCGCGACAGTTCGCGCATGCCGCGTTCCAGCCCGTCCAGCGTCATCGGAACCATGGCGCCTTCGAAAATCTCCCGGATCATACCAATCGAATGGGTGTAGTCCCAGTATTTCTCCGGCACCGGGTTGATCCACAGGTTCGCGCCCCAGGCGTCGCGCGCGCGTTGCAGCCAGACCTGGCCCGCTTCCTCGTTCCAATGCTCATTGGCACCGCCGGCATATGCGATCTCATACGGGCTCATCGAGGCGTCGCCCACAAAGATGCATTTGTAGTCCGGCCCGTATGTGCGCAGCACTTCATGGGTCGGGGTCTTTTCACCCCAGCGCCGACGGTTGTCGCGCCACACGCCCTCATACAGGCAATTGTGGAAGTAGTAGTATTCCAGGTGCTTGAACTCGGTCCGCGCGGCTGAGAACAGCTCCTCCACCACCTTGATATGCGGATCCATCGAGCCGCCCACGTCCAGAAACAGCAGGACCTTCACCGCATTGTGCCGCTCGGGGCGGGTCTTTACATCCAGATAGCCGTGTTCGGCAGTGGAGCGGATTGTGCGGTCCAGATCCAGTTCTTCATGCGCGCCCTGGCGGACCCAGCGGCGCAGCCGTTTCAGGGCCACCTTGATGTTGCGGGTGCCCAGTTCGACATCGCCGTCCAGGTTCTTGAATTCGCGCTTGTCCCAGACCTTGACCGCGCGCTGGTGACGGCTTTCCTTCTGGCCGATGCGCACGCCCTCAGGATTGTAGCCATAAGCGCCAAAGGGCGAAGTGCCCGCGGTGCCGATCCACTTGTTGCCGCCCTGATGGCGGCCCTGCTGGTCCTTCAGCCGCTCCTGCAGCGTCTCCATCAATTTCTCAAAGCCGCCCAAAGCCTCAATCTCGGCTTTCTCCTCTGCGCTCAGATGTTTTTCCGCCATCTTGCGCAGCCAGTCTTCGGGGATATCGACGGCTTCCATCACGGCCTCGGCCGGAATGGCCTCCAGCCCTTTGAATGTGGCGGCAAAGGCGCGGTCGAACTTGTCGATGTTGCGCTCGTCCTTCACCATCGCTGCACGGGCGAGGAAGTAGAACACCTCGATATCATAGGTCGCCAGCCCCGCCTTCATGCCTTCAAGGAAGGTCAGATATTCCCGCAGGCTGACAGGAATCGCCGCCTTGCGCAGGTTTTCAAAGAAGGGCTGGAACATGGCAGGGCCTTTGCTGAGCAGTTACGCCAGCACCCGGTGGGTCAGGATGGTTGCCAGCAGGCCGATCATACCAAATACGATGGCATAGACAGCCCCGTATTGCAGCATGTCCAGGGTATTGCCGCCACGTTTGCGGGCCTTCATTACGCCAATAAGGGCGCCCAGCACCAAGCCGGCAATTACGATCATGGTCTTATCCGTCTGTTGTCTCGTGTTGCAGGATCAAGGGGCAGAGGGGCGCAGCGCGGCAATTTCTTCGAGCCGGGCCTCGACCACCCAATCCGGGCCAAACCCGTAGCGCGCCCATCCCAGGCTGTCCAGCCTGACCCGGCGCGCCTCCACCGCGCGGCCCTGCAACTCCAGCGCTTCGGCCTGCAGCATCAGCAGGGTCGACAGCAGGGCGGCGTTCTCATGTTCGGCCGCGGCTGCCACAGCAGGGGTCAGCCGCGCCAGCGCGGCGCCCCCGTTGCCGGTGGCAATCTCATAGGCCGCCAGCTGCACCGCCAGCTTGGCCTGGTGCATCCGGGTGCCGGGCAGACCTTGCAGATATGTCTGCGCAGTCAGGAAATGCTGCAATGCCAGCTCGGGTTGGCGGACATGCAGCATCCGGCCCAATGTGTAATGGCTCAAGGCCCGGCGGTGGTCCTGCCAGCCCAGATCGCGGGCAATTGCCGCGGCCGTGTTGGCGGCGCGCAGCCGGTCCCGCAGCGAGGCTTGCGGCCCCAGCGCCTGCTCATAGGCAGCGACCCAGGCGCGCGGGGTTTCCGGCAGCCATTGTGCCGCGGTGCGCGCGCCGCGCGGGTTCAGCCGTGCCAGCACCGCAGGCAGCCGCGCGGCGACCTCGGCCCGGCTCATGCCGGTATGCAGCTCGGGCGCATAGGTGGCGCGCAGGATCAGCATATCAAAGCCGGTCAGCACCGCGTGGATATTGTCGTCGTTGAAGATCGAATCCGGCAGCCGGTACAGATCATTCAGCGGACCAAGCGCCTGGGCCAGCTCCTCGTGCAGGCAATCGCGGACTTCCTGCGGGCTGACGTCATTGGGGATGAAAACCGCCAGCTTCTCGCGGCTGCGCAGCAGCGACCAATTGGTGCGCGGGCTGCGCCGGTTGCGCCGGTACTCACGCAGCGACGAGACATTGGGCACCACGAAACAGGCGGCCTTGGGCAAGGCCCGGCGGATCTCGGCGCGGGAAACCGACTGGATGGTGATACTGGCCTCGCCGCCGGACACCCGGCGGACCGGGATCCCGGCCTCGGTCTGCAGCCGGGCCAGCAGCGCGCTTAGATCGCGGTTGAAACCCGGGGCGGGCGTGCCGGTCACCCGCAGGGTGATCGGGGTCTCGAACCGGGTGAACTGGGGCAGGGTGCTGCCGCCTTCCAGCCGGAAGTGCAGATCCAGAAAATCCCGGGCAATATCAGCGTTGGAGCGCTGCGGCGGCTGCGCGCGGCCGGCGGTGAAGACCTTGACCGGCGGCAGTGCAACCGGCGCGGCTGCGGCGCGGGTCGGCGCCGTGGCCCGCCCGTCGGGGGCAGCGCAGGCGGCCAGCACAGCCACAGCAAGCCCGGCCACCGCGCCCCGCAAAACGCGCAGGCCGACAGGCCTGGCGGCGGGCTGCCAAACAAGGCGGCGGACAGAGATGTGTGAAACCGGGGCAGCGTCAGCGGGCACTCGGGGCGTCTCCTATCAGCCCGGGCTGTGCTGCCCGGTTCTGTTTCCTCTGATAGGGGAATGCGGCAGCAATTTGAAGCGAAACAGGCAGCCGCCAGGCAATGCGCCTGCCTGTTCCGGCCTCAAGGCCGATCAGCGCCGCCCGCGCGCCATAAAGGCCAGCCGTTCGAACAAATGCACGTCCTGTTCGTTCTTTAGCAGCGCCCCGTGCAGTTTGGGCAGCGCATCGGCGCCGTCACGGGCGATGTCCTCAGGGCTCAGATCCTCGGCCAGCAGCAGCTTCAGCCAGTCGATCACCTCGGAGGTCGAGGGTTTCTTCTTCAAGCCTTGCGTCTCGCGGATCTCGTAGAACTGGGTCAGCGCGGCGGTCAGCAGGCTGTCCTTGATACCGGGATGATGCACCTCGACGATCTTCTTCATCGTTTCAGCATCCGGAAAGCGGATGTAGTGAAAGAAGCAGCGCCGCAAAAAGGCGTCCGGCAGCTCTTTTTCATTGTTCGAGGTGATGATCATGACGGGCCGGTGCTTGGCCTTGACCATCTCGCCGGTCTCGTAGACGTGGAACTCCATCTTGTCGAGCTCCTGCAACAGGTCGTTCGGAAACTCGATGTCGGCCTTGTCGATCTCGTCGATCAGCAGCACGACCTTCTCGCCCGCTTCAAAGGCTTCCCACAGCTTGCCCTTCTTGATGTAGTTTTTCACATCATTCACGCGCGCATCGCCCAGCTGGCTGTCGCGCAACCGGCTGACGGCGTCATATTCATACAGGCCTTGCTGGGCGCGGGTGGTGGACTTCACGTTCCACTCGATCATCCGCAGCCCTAGGGCGCTGGCCACCTGTTTTGCCAGCTCGGTCTTGCCGGTGCCCGGCTCGCCCTTGACCAGCAGCGGACGCTCCAGCGTCACCGCCGCATTCACCGCAACTTTCAAATCATCTGTTGCGACATATTCTTTAGTGCCCTGAAATTGCATATCTTTCCTGTTCCAGTCATGATCGGTGCCGCGGCGCCAAGTTGTTATCACGGTTTTAACCAAACGGCGCCACTATTGTGTAGTGACATTCCCTTCCGATGGGGATAAACGCTGCGGCAGAGGGGGAGCCAAAATGTTCAGGTGCAAATTATGACCAGCATTATGGGCCAGACCGAAGGAGCCGAAATGAAGCAAGAAGTGTTTCTGCCGGACGACTACCGACCGGCTGAAGATGAGCCGTTCATGAACGACCGGCAGCTTGAGTATTTCCGACGCAAACTATTGGAATGGAAACAGGATCTGCTGTCCGACAGCCGCGATACCATCGAAGGGCTGCAGGACAACACCCGCAACATCCCGGATGTTGCAGACCGTGCCAGCGAAGAGACCGACCGCGCGCTGGAGCTGCGCACCCGTGACCGCCAGCGCAAGCTGGTCGCCAAGATCGACTCGGCCCTGCGCCGCATCGACGAGGGTGAATTCGGCTACTGCGAAGTGACCGGCGATGCGATCTCGCTGAAACGCCTGGATGCACGTCCGATCGCAACCATGAGCCTTGAGGCCCAGGAGCGCCACGAGCGCCGCGAAAAAGTCCACCGCGACGATTAACCGCCGCCATTGGCAGCGAAAACGCGCGAATTCATGACGCCGGGGCCTTTTGCTCCGGCGTTTTTTGTTTCATTGGGTGCAGGCGGAGAATCTGCGGGAGCCCATGGAACTCAAAGGCCTGAAAATAACCGTCATCGGCGCCGGGATCGGCGGCTTGACCGCAGCCCTGGCGCTGCGCCGCTTTGGCGCATCCGTCACTGTGCTGGAGCAGGCCGAAGCGATCTCCGAAGTGGGGGCGGGCCTGCAGATCACTCCCAACGGCGTGGCTGTGCTGAAGGCGCTGGGGCTGGCTGATGATCTGGCCTGGTGCTCGCAGCGCGCCCGCGCCGTGGTGCTGCGCGGCCACCGGCGCGGCGATCAGGTGCTGCGGCTGGATCTTGATGAATATTCAGCGGGGCATCCGTATTACTTTGTCCACCGCTCCGACCTGGTCGGCATTCTGGCGGGTGCCGCCCGCCGCGACGGTGTGCAGGTGCGGCTGCTGCAACGGGCGGACCGGGTCGAACCGGGCCTGCAGCCTGTCGTCCACCTCAGCAATGGCGCGCAATGCGGCGGCGATCTGGTGGTGGGCGCTGATGGGCTGCACTCGAAAGCCCGGGTGGCGCTGAACGGCGAACGAACGCCCTTTTTCACCGGCCAGGTGGCCTGGCGCGCCACTGTGCCAAACCATCTGAACCTGCCCGCCGAGGCGCAGGTGTTCATGGGGCCGGGGCGGCATCTGGTGGCTTACCCCTTGCGCGATGGCAGTCTGATGAACCTGGTTGCGGTGCAGGAACGCCGCGCCTGGGCCGACGAGGGCTGGCATTTCAAGGATGATCCCGCCAACCTGCGCGCCGCCTTTTCCGGTTTCGGCGGCCCTGCCGTTGCGCTGCTGGAAGCGGTGGAGGATGTATTGCTGTGGGGTCTGTTCCGCCACCCGGTGGCGGCCAGCTGGCACGGTGAAAACACCGCCATCTTGGGCGATGCGGCGCATCCGACGCTGCCCTTCATGGCGCAGGGCGCCAATCTGGCGCTGGAGGATGCCTGGGTGCTGGCCCGTTCCCTGCAGGAAGCGCCGGATATCGCGCGCGGCTTGGCCGTGTACCAGTCCCGCCGCCGCGAGCGGGCCGAGAAGGTAGTGCAGGCGGCCGGCAAAAACGCCTGGAAATACCACTTGCGCGCGCCGATCAGCTGGCCTGCGCATCAGGTGCTGAAGCTGGGCGGCCGCTTTGCACCCGCCAAGATGGTTAGCCAGTTCGATTGGATCTACCACCACGACGTCACCGCCTGAGACAGGGCCGGCGGGCGGCTCCCGCCCCTTTTCGGGTTCATCTGAAATGACCCCGGAAGCGTTGGGCCGGGCGCCGCGCTGATGCGCGGCGCGGGCGGCAACCTGTGTCAGATGTCCAGATCCACCCAGACCGGCACGTGGTCCGAGGGTTTTTCCCGCCCGCGCACATCCTTGTCGATCTGGCAATCGCGCAAGAGGTCGGCGGCCTGCGGCGTCAGCAGGAAATGGTCGATACGGATGCCGTCGTCGCGGTTCCACGCACCAGCCTGGTAATCCCAGAAGGAATAATGCCCCGGCCCCTGGTGCCGGGCGCGGAACGCCTCGGTGAAACCAAGGTTGACGATCCGCTGAAACGCCGCCCGGCTTTCGGGCCGGTGCAGCGCGTCCTCCAGCCAGGCTTCGGGGCGCTTGGCATCCTCGGCCTGCGGGATGATGTTGTAGTCACCGGCCATCAGTGCCGGCATTTCCTCCGCCAGCAAGGCTTCGGCACGCGCCTTCAACCGTTCCATCCAGGCAAGTTTATAGGCATATTTGCCGCCCGCCACCGGGCTGCCGTCCGCCTCCAGCTCAACCGGGTTGCCATTGGGAAGGTACAGGCCGCAGATGCGGATCGCCTGCTTGCCGACCACCGTGGCCTCGATCCAGCGGGCCTGTTCGTCGCTGTCATCGCCGGGCAGGCCGCGGCGCACGTCCTCCAGCGGCAGCTTTGACAGGATTGCCACCCCGTTAAAGCTCTTCTGGCCGTGGGTCTCGACGTTATAGCCGCGCTCTTCCAGCATTTCGCGCGGAAACGCCTTATCGACTGATTTGATCTCTTGCAGCACCGCCACGTCGGGCTGGGCTTCATCCAGCCAGTCCGGCAGCGCCTGCGCCCGGGCCTTGATGCCATTGATATTGAATGTGGCGATTTTCATGGCTTGCCTCCGGCACAGATTGCTTTATCCGAGGCCGATCTATCGCTGAATCAGCGTCGCGGGGCAAGCCCGAAGCACGATTCGGGAATCACTTGCGCAGCCGCGAATCATGGCTGTTTTGCACAGGTGAAAAGTACCCCTCAGGTTGAGTTTCTTTATTTTGCAATAATATACGTGTGAATAACGCGGTGAATAAGCTGTGGATGAATTGAAATAATTGAAATTGCGCAAAAAATAGCGAGTTGAAGTTAATGTAATCCGCACTAGAAAATACAATGTGAAATTGCATTTTCTATTTGCGCTGCGCGGTGTCCGTGCCAGCGTTGTGGAGCCTTTTGTCCTTAATGAATGGGGTTCCAAATGACTGCTCAGCATAAAATCCAGACCATCCACGCAGCCCGTCAAACTGCAGGCGCCAGCCTGTTTGAGGGTGATGGGGCAGAGATGTTCTCCTCTGGTTCGGCACCTGAATGTTCCGCGGACCTGACTGCGGGTGAGGGTGTTTCGTTGTTTTCTTCCGGGTCCATGCCGCAGGCCGCGCAAAGCTGGGCTGGCGGGGAAACCGGGTTGTTCTCCAGCGGTTCAGCGCCTGCGGCCCGCAGCGAAACAGCAGCTGGCGACCTGGTGGAGAT
It includes:
- the xth gene encoding exodeoxyribonuclease III, with translation MKIATFNINGIKARAQALPDWLDEAQPDVAVLQEIKSVDKAFPREMLEERGYNVETHGQKSFNGVAILSKLPLEDVRRGLPGDDSDEQARWIEATVVGKQAIRICGLYLPNGNPVELEADGSPVAGGKYAYKLAWMERLKARAEALLAEEMPALMAGDYNIIPQAEDAKRPEAWLEDALHRPESRAAFQRIVNLGFTEAFRARHQGPGHYSFWDYQAGAWNRDDGIRIDHFLLTPQAADLLRDCQIDKDVRGREKPSDHVPVWVDLDI